GAAACGTTACGAAAACGAGTACGAGAGGGCCCGAAAAGAAGCCCTGGAGAGGATGAAGcaagcagaggagaagaagaaaatagaGGAGCAGAAGAGGACGGAGGAACTTAAAAAGCAGATGGAAGAGCTGAAGCTTAGAGAAGAGGAGGTAGTTGCACTTAGTAAGCTACTCTTAAAATTTATGttgcagatttatttatttattttatttttaggcaACTTGCCTCAAAAAGGAGCAAGAGGCTCTGCTGATGAAGCAATGGGAACTGGAAAAaatagaggaggagaggatgaaagtggaggagagaaggaagaagtcagagatggGGTAAGAGTGGCTCTTTTTTGTTGATAACCCAATCTGAAGTTAGGTGATGCTTCATTCGTTGGATTTGTGTTTCATCAGGCATTTCCTGATCCGTCAATATCGTGCTCAACTGAAGAGGAGAGCCCAGCAAGTGCAAGAAGAACTGGTTGGTCTACTTTCTGTTTTTTGATGTGGTGTATTTCTGATCTATGTGTAAtccattttgtctgttttcataCCTTACCTTTTTCTTTTCCCACCAGGAGTCTGACCGGCAGATCCTGTCAGCAATGCTGGAGGGAGAGCAGGAGGACTTGAGGATGGAGTCTGAACGGAGGGAAAGGGCCGTCGCTGATGCTGCGTGGATGAAACGTGTGATTGAAGAGCAGCTCCAGCTGGAGCGGGAGAGGGAGGCGGAGTTTGAAATCCTACACAGGTGAGCACAAAAATTCAATAAGATCTGACTGTTGGAAGGGGCGCCCTCTTAAATAAAAACCACTGTATACTGTTTCAGAGAGGAAGCCCAACGGGTGTGGGAGAAACGAGAAGCACAGtgggagaaggagaggaaagcCAGAGAGCGGCTTATGAGAGAGGTGAATTGGTGTCAAATCAAACAGAACTTTTTAggagtgtaattcaaaaaatgggACTTCAAAGCAACCACTCTCTTTTCTTGCTCTTGGAAAGGTGCTAGCGGAGAGACAGAAGCAGCTGGAGCTGAAAGTGAAGAAGAACCGCGAAGCTCAGGAGGAGTCCCTGAAGAGACGAGAGGAGCTGATTCAGgagctggagcaggagagggagaTGAGACGGCAAGAGGTGGAGTTGGAAGAGGGTCGCAGGACGGCACGGATGCAAGAGATAAATGCTCAGGTAAGCTCatattacagttttttaaaagttaattatcaAAGTTACCTCCTCTGAGTCTCCTGAAATAATGCTAGGATTGCAGCTCCTTCTGTCTCACTGCAGTGAATCTGTGGTCATGTGCATACTGTAGGTGGAGCAGCAGCATCTcaagcagctggaggagcagcgcaggatagagcaggaggaggaagaggacagGGAGGCTCTTCAGATCCAAGAGGAGGAGCTAAGGGAAGAGATCCACAGGATGGCCAAGAGGGGTTACCAAGAGAGGGTAAAATATTTAACCACTCTGACGAAAGCTGATCATCCTTGATATGTTCCAAATGCAACAAACAGATCTCTTATGTTTAAATCattgaaacctttttttccttacaGATTCACAGCAGACCTCGGTCAGCCTGGACTTGAGCACCTGGTTGGaatgaaatcaaaacagaatTGAGAGATGTATTTTTCTACATGTTATTAGCTTTAAAGGACAGTTCACGTTTTGATTGATGTAAAGAAGTATTCACATCCCTACAGTCCACTTTCCTGGTTTTTGCTTTCTTGCTGAATCAGGAAGGATATTGAAAACAGGAGAGGATTCATACACtgaaggaggaaaaaataaattgataCAAGTATTGCAGACTTTAAAGCCATACTTCCTCAATGAGTAAAATTTCCAATGCATTGTTTGCATGTTGTCCCCATTTTCTTACCTAAGAtttgtgtaaaatgttttttttttcacttagtTTGTAGAGGATcaacattttcatcaaaatgcCTTAAATGCACGTTAGCACTTCTTTTATGACTGATTTGAAAATGTGGTCCTTCCTTTCTTGCCGTCAAAGGACTGAAGTATTAATGTAGGTGTGAGTCTGCgtcatctttgtttttgtaatttaatgCTGGTTGTTTGCAAATTTAGAGAGGAACTGTTTGAGATTTTGCACCAATGGATGTGTGTATTTTCTATTCTGATTTTGTAGCCAGTTTTCAATAAAactcataaaacataaaatctgtATCATGTGTCAGGACAAGACAAGCTGAAAcaccaaaatacaaaatcagACAATCTTAGTTATAAATTAagtttatttagaaaataattatttttccaaGAGCAATTTAACAGCTGCATCACATACATCCCTGCACGCCATTCCAGTGCAGAGAGAAACTTGACCTTGATCAGACTTTAAAATGAGTATGAACTCTGAAACACGTTGAGGATGAATGTTGagttgcacatttttttttacatgagacGTTTATGCTTCTATCCCAAATGTTGCACTTTAAATACAAAACTAGCAGCAACATGGATGTACATACAGTATGGCTATTAGCTCTGCATAACATCACCAGCACTGCAATGGCACACAAGAACACAGAATTACAACCAACTGTGAGGAGCCTGCTAGCAACATGGTCGATCATTAGAAATTAATACAGCATCTTGGCACCAGTCAAGAAGATAACTTTGGCCCCCTTAACAAGTGTTGCATTCACTGACTTAACAAATGTGCAAACATTAATAGCTGCAACAAGTGCACTGCAGACTGGATTACACTTGGACAGAGGACAAACATATAAATAGCTTCTTGGATGCAGAAACATTAGCATTACAGAGCAACAACATGTGCATGAGTTAAGTTCCCAACATTAATCAAAGCTGGCAATATGGTCAGTTGGTTTTTGGACATTAAACTTAGCAGGATGATAATGCCTGCACAGTGCAGTTGATGACAGTTAGATACATCAGCTACAAGAGTGTTAGCATGGATTCATGAAACATTTATGGCTTTTCAGCATCCATGTCTGACTTTGGACTGATACAGCTACCAATATTATCAGGTGGATCTACTGTAATGTGCTTctcttgttttttcatgttttggattgattaaagtccctgtaaagtgattaaaaatatttattttaggtttgttgtatgtcaagctactgtgttatgaaccacaaCGCCAAATTTCAGTAATGACAAACACATCtcagtttataaaaacaagcttcaaaatcatgaaaaatgaggcagtaatatctgctctaggatggtgtgggtgtgtcggtTGAATGAGAACACCACCTCATGAGAAATtaaatcctctcaaatttaagaaaatgtttctgttcagAGTGAAGCTGCCTGGCTTTGTGCCAGaggttggggattaaatttactgtattCTGGCACAGATATCTGTAaagatacttttaatgacccctagaccactgtggctgatagatttgggaaatttacctcacaatgaacaaacaCACAGCATGTAACttgctgttaactttcaatgaaggcagtgacatcagctaacaacagactgtactaaGATGAACTGCTTTGTGATTTTAATAAGGTAATGCTAGGGGGACGGGGTAATTCCCCACCCAGATAGGTATATTTGCCATGCTCAAATAAGACCAAACCGGGAAAGAGGTGAAATACCTTCTAAtagtttcaataaaaaaatcactcacACATAGAGCTCAGTGTTTTGACATACTTACAGCACCCTTATTCCAACATAgttagtgtgttaagacacaaagtttggatttcactttacagggactttaaagattGTTATTTCTTGAGTTGTGTGAGTAATCTAAGAATAACAGTTCCTAGTCTGActagctgctgcattttggCTAAACATGATTTGTGAAAGCTTTAGTTTTTATCTCATGAGAAATTGTGCTATTACATCATCTGGGTATTTCTAAGAAAGGTCGCTGTCCTTTTCCCTAAAACTCATGTTGTGTCCAGAATtagcttttattattttaataatgattcataaattaaaaaacatgcatgcatataccacaaatacaaaaaacaacaaaacaaaatcattaaaaatatttatataagaACAAAACTGAGAGGCTGACTGCTTCGCAGCCTGTAAGTGCTGTTAGTTTGTATTCTCTTTAGTGGTGATGGTCACAAGCTGCTTGGCTGCCTTGGCAATGTCATAAGCACATTGGATGACCTGCTGGGTGACAAGCTGCATGTCCGGTCCTGGACAGCCCTCTGAGGGCAACGCCTTCCTGCATTCGCTCTGAAGCCGGTAGGCACTCGAGGTCAACAAGCGCAGAGAGCCTCTGACTGTCTCTGAGCGCGGCTTCTGTAAAGGAATGATTAAATATCTTAATACTGATGGAGAAATATGAAcagatttatgcaaaaagaaCAATGTTTAATGCAGATTCTTAAGAAACACATGGGTCTTGGCAAACCTAGGGTTACATTTTTGTACAGCATAGGGTTTTTTAAAGGAGAATATATTAACCCCTAAGAATTCTGGgtaaaatcagtcaaaaacaCATAACCAGGAATACCcaaattaaaggggacatattatgcaaaaatcactttttcaggcttttctaacaaaatctATGACCCTGGCCTAtccacaatcctctcaaataccagaaaatccatttccttccaccctctctttctccacctttcagaaaatgtgtgctgaaacaagccattctcagattttcccctcatgactcatgtggggagttagcaccgccccccaggtttggttggccctccccgctttgaagaaagttccaccctcgtctcctgatcttcctctcagctgccagctgtgATGCttgatagctcagtgggttaccctgctgactttgatctgggaaattgatggttcaaatccaaGTCAGAttcttaactttggataaaagagtctgtaacattgtaacatcaggagtgccacatccatttcctgagaggggtgtggtcaggggtggagtcaaacagctcattaacatttaaagccacagacacagaaatggctcgttctgagaaagGCTGGAATAGAGGGGTTTTAAGGCATGCAAAAAAAACTACACTAGAAtgttttttcagtaacaaactacacaggtatgttttggggacctctgagaccaatataaccttgtcttaaaagggtaaaatatgtccactTTAAattgaatgctgtgtttgaaccacTCGGAGTACaagcacaaacaaaaaagtaacaCTCTGAAGTTGCTTCCCAAGCTGTCAGACTCACTGTAGCTCCTACTGGTATTGAGTAAAACTACAGAaaacaaaatagtttttttttctcctctctgaatCTGTACTGTGACACAGAGACCTGTAGATGACTGTAGTTGGGAGGTTTTAGCTAGAAAACTCAAGTGGACCAAAAGATTGAAGCCATTCTTGTTCAGGTTCAAAGATGATAACAACAGAGCATAAACCAagtattttacacattttttcatgAGGAAAAGTCCAGATGTTTTCAAACTGGAGACTCCAAAAAGAACTAAGGGTGGTAGACATTTTTCTATAGAGCATTGATAGtaatttctggaaaaaaatccattattacagcaaatacagtAGACTGTTGAGAACAACAATGGAAAGtttgaaagataaaaaaataggTTCCTTTATCTTTATGGATGTAATTATGGTTTTGGACTAAAAAGTTTGTGTGGactctttc
The Cheilinus undulatus linkage group 5, ASM1832078v1, whole genome shotgun sequence DNA segment above includes these coding regions:
- the LOC121509402 gene encoding trichoplein keratin filament-binding protein is translated as MALPTLSTHMPSRSRMLARQLARQREQEARWRQQWELHAQYFKEQSVRSHKQEVWSSRQSYQQSMSAYHKKTLEEEKRASLEQRRNRLRAMLKEEQDQLEAELRGVVPDRRTLAGGLVQKTEELRTAREERRKKLAQELLREHWRKNNPELREVESALHKDHVVSQWQGQISERKRQEVAVQEEKKRYENEYERARKEALERMKQAEEKKKIEEQKRTEELKKQMEELKLREEEATCLKKEQEALLMKQWELEKIEEERMKVEERRKKSEMGHFLIRQYRAQLKRRAQQVQEELESDRQILSAMLEGEQEDLRMESERRERAVADAAWMKRVIEEQLQLEREREAEFEILHREEAQRVWEKREAQWEKERKARERLMREVLAERQKQLELKVKKNREAQEESLKRREELIQELEQEREMRRQEVELEEGRRTARMQEINAQVEQQHLKQLEEQRRIEQEEEEDREALQIQEEELREEIHRMAKRGYQERIHSRPRSAWT